In Burkholderia sp. GAS332, one DNA window encodes the following:
- a CDS encoding Glycosyltransferase involved in cell wall bisynthesis: protein MSDPTRRPVTDIALTAQALKNSGGAERYTRDVIAGLHRMGLRPTLFAREIDRSLPEAAWIDAQPLNVRWAPRKLRNLAFDWRLKQRLKRHRPACVFSINHSTHADVALCGGTHPGSLEAAGRAARRSDEWQIDLERRVYSEARSIVAHSQLMSRELQRFYGVPADRIDVLYPPVDTTRFQPLNEVERAAVRRQFDLPDDRVIFVFSSTSHERKGYPLLEAFFAQTTLPVCLVVAGRPVPKTSDTIRYVGYCKEIEKLFAAADFTVVASAYEPFGLVGVESVMCGTPLVIADNVGSAETVTGAAKIAFSRQSAGSFERAIETAVERVRSGDARIAEPQRSLVYDPSVDAHVAALYALFTR, encoded by the coding sequence TTGTCCGACCCGACCCGGCGCCCTGTCACCGATATCGCCCTGACCGCCCAGGCGCTGAAAAACAGCGGCGGCGCCGAACGCTACACGCGTGATGTGATCGCCGGCTTGCATCGGATGGGCCTGCGTCCGACGCTGTTCGCCCGCGAGATCGACCGCTCGCTGCCAGAGGCGGCATGGATCGACGCTCAGCCGCTCAATGTTCGCTGGGCGCCGCGCAAGCTTCGCAATCTGGCGTTCGACTGGCGTCTCAAGCAACGGCTGAAACGGCACCGTCCGGCGTGTGTCTTCTCGATCAATCACTCGACGCATGCCGATGTCGCGTTGTGCGGCGGCACGCATCCGGGTTCGCTCGAGGCTGCCGGCCGCGCCGCGCGCCGTAGCGACGAATGGCAGATCGACCTGGAGCGGCGCGTCTATTCGGAGGCGCGTTCGATCGTCGCGCATTCGCAATTGATGAGCCGCGAGTTGCAACGCTTTTACGGCGTGCCGGCCGACCGTATCGACGTGCTCTATCCGCCCGTCGACACAACGCGCTTCCAACCGCTGAACGAGGTCGAACGTGCGGCGGTGCGCCGGCAGTTCGATCTGCCCGACGACCGCGTGATCTTCGTGTTTTCGTCGACCAGTCACGAACGCAAAGGTTATCCCTTGCTGGAAGCGTTTTTTGCGCAGACCACGCTGCCGGTCTGCCTGGTGGTGGCGGGTCGCCCCGTGCCGAAAACCAGCGACACGATTCGCTATGTCGGGTACTGCAAAGAGATCGAAAAATTGTTCGCCGCGGCGGATTTCACCGTGGTGGCCTCGGCGTACGAGCCGTTCGGTCTGGTGGGTGTCGAGTCGGTGATGTGCGGCACGCCGCTGGTGATCGCCGACAACGTCGGATCGGCGGAGACCGTCACCGGCGCGGCGAAGATCGCGTTTTCGCGGCAGTCTGCGGGCAGCTTCGAGCGCGCCATTGAGACAGCGGTGGAGCGTGTGCGGAGCGGCGACGCGCGCATCGCCGAACCGCAGCGCAGCCTGGTCTACGACCCGAGCGTCGATGCTCATGTCGCCGCGCTGTATGCGCTGTTTACACGTTGA
- a CDS encoding Glycosyltransferase involved in cell wall bisynthesis, with protein MSKVSIVVPCFNQEEFIADALESVLRQSYSDWECIIVNDGSTDGSEAIIEQYAKKEPRFISLNKENGGVAAARNFGFAQAKGTLFVPLDGDDMLHPDFLQRAVGCFTAHPDTDLVHTKAKRFGENRKVWRLPEYSYEKLLWQNMIVNTTMYRREAFLLAGGYSPEMVYGFEDWEFYVRLLSPQSKVRFIDAPLYLYRIKKSSRSTELVQLGKVEESHRLIYERNRPLYEEYTANPISVFGKRMKDFAPSYTARYKRQIRYVHAAYWAVIAGLLGVGILLVR; from the coding sequence ATGTCGAAAGTCTCCATCGTTGTGCCCTGCTTCAATCAGGAAGAATTCATCGCAGACGCCCTCGAATCTGTCTTGCGCCAGTCCTATAGCGACTGGGAATGCATCATCGTGAATGACGGGTCGACTGACGGCTCCGAGGCCATCATCGAGCAGTACGCAAAGAAAGAGCCCAGGTTCATCTCCCTTAACAAGGAAAACGGCGGCGTCGCGGCAGCACGAAACTTCGGCTTCGCGCAGGCAAAGGGCACGCTTTTCGTGCCGCTCGATGGCGACGACATGCTGCACCCTGACTTTCTGCAACGCGCCGTCGGGTGCTTCACCGCGCATCCGGATACCGATCTTGTCCACACAAAGGCGAAGCGCTTTGGCGAAAACCGCAAGGTGTGGCGTTTGCCTGAATACAGCTATGAAAAGCTGCTTTGGCAAAACATGATCGTCAATACGACCATGTATCGGCGCGAAGCGTTTCTGCTCGCGGGCGGCTATTCGCCGGAAATGGTCTACGGCTTTGAGGACTGGGAGTTCTACGTGCGCCTCCTGAGCCCGCAATCCAAGGTCCGCTTTATCGATGCGCCGCTGTACCTCTATCGCATCAAGAAAAGTTCACGATCAACCGAACTGGTTCAATTGGGCAAGGTCGAGGAGTCGCATCGCCTCATCTACGAGCGCAACCGTCCGCTGTATGAGGAGTACACCGCGAACCCGATCAGTGTTTTCGGAAAACGCATGAAAGACTTCGCGCCCTCTTACACGGCGCGCTACAAGCGACAGATCCGCTATGTTCACGCGGCGTACTGGGCCGTGATTGCGGGCCTGCTTGGGGTCGGCATTCTGCTCGTCCGGTAG
- a CDS encoding Glycosyltransferase involved in cell wall bisynthesis — protein MTDSPSTNLAPAASDTHRPLVSILLIAYNQEKQITDAVRSALAQTYAPLEIIISDDASSDATFAAIEAAIAGYNGPHKVIARRNAANQGISAHLSQIAQMAQGELLFIAAGDDMSAPNRCERVVDFWLARDRRPDLIATDLADMDEAGHVHERMTPTELDTYRSFDDWLASRPWLIGAAHTWSRRLFERFGPMLPGAAAEDQIMVLRAILSGGAASLREPLVHYRRGGLSRKRRYGSVDELIARMRQSNRYGLAELAQLQRDAEIAGVGERMRAAMAPKLAREQFIHAMFEAGGLGERIGLLARSPNVKLGLRIRMFLYATCPAVYAPGIWLKRIVRKNGR, from the coding sequence ATGACCGATAGCCCGTCGACAAACCTTGCGCCCGCAGCGTCGGACACGCACCGCCCGCTGGTATCGATCCTGCTGATCGCCTACAACCAGGAAAAGCAGATTACCGACGCAGTGCGCAGCGCGCTCGCACAAACCTATGCGCCGCTCGAAATCATCATCTCGGACGACGCCTCCAGCGACGCCACGTTCGCCGCGATCGAAGCCGCGATCGCCGGCTACAACGGGCCGCACAAGGTGATCGCACGTCGCAATGCGGCCAACCAGGGCATCAGCGCGCATCTCTCGCAAATCGCGCAAATGGCTCAGGGGGAACTGCTCTTCATAGCCGCGGGCGACGACATGTCCGCACCGAACCGCTGTGAGCGGGTGGTCGACTTCTGGCTCGCGCGCGATCGCCGGCCCGACCTGATCGCCACCGACCTCGCGGACATGGACGAAGCGGGCCATGTTCACGAACGGATGACGCCAACCGAACTCGACACCTATCGCAGTTTCGACGACTGGCTCGCCAGCCGCCCGTGGCTCATCGGCGCCGCGCACACATGGTCGCGGCGGCTGTTCGAGCGCTTCGGACCCATGCTGCCGGGCGCCGCCGCGGAAGATCAGATTATGGTGCTGCGCGCGATCCTGTCAGGCGGGGCCGCGAGTCTGCGCGAGCCATTGGTGCACTACCGGCGCGGCGGACTGTCGCGCAAACGCCGCTATGGATCGGTGGATGAGTTGATTGCACGCATGCGCCAAAGCAATCGCTATGGGCTCGCGGAACTCGCGCAGTTGCAGCGCGACGCCGAGATCGCCGGTGTGGGCGAACGCATGCGCGCGGCGATGGCGCCCAAGCTCGCACGCGAACAATTCATTCACGCGATGTTCGAAGCCGGCGGCCTCGGGGAACGTATCGGGCTGCTCGCACGCAGTCCCAACGTGAAGCTCGGATTGCGCATCCGCATGTTTCTGTACGCGACATGTCCGGCAGTCTACGCGCCGGGAATCTGGCTCAAGCGAATCGTGCGGAAGAACGGCCGCTGA
- a CDS encoding ATP-binding cassette, subfamily B, MsbA, which produces MSAKPTLSKPIGSGEASSPAVVFRRLWPYIKPLMWVVIGAIIAMAVSASTDAAIPALLKPLLDKGFGAHASDNAKWFVPAAVIGLALVRGVSQYASGYLLAYVSNKILLELRLKMFDRMIHTSVAFFQRETASTVINAIVFEVNQILNVLLSVMVTLVRDSLTVVFLLGYLFYLNWRLTLIVAVLLPGIGWLVGKINRRLRRLNREHQLLTNELSYIVEETVGGYKVVKVHNGEQYETDRFTAMSKRLRGYAMRMTVSGGLAQPLTQFLASIALAVVITIAVVQSSSDQTTVGGFVAFVTSMLLIISPLKHLMDVNQPLQRGMTACELIFGLIDEPSEPEGGGKPLDRARGEVEFRDVSFTYGSNATHNRHTLDHVSFKVAPGEMVALAGPSGSGKTTLVNLLPRFFDPTGGAILVDGVELPEYNLHALRSQIAMVSQDVVLFNDTVANNVAYGQTADGDKVRAALRAANLWDTVEAMPNGIDTLVGDNGMMLSGGQRQRLAIARAIYKDAPILILDEATSALDSESERHVQAALETLMKGRTTLVIAHRLSTIERADRILVMEAGRIAERGSHRELLAQNGLYAHLHRIQFQQDAA; this is translated from the coding sequence TTGAGCGCGAAGCCAACGTTAAGCAAACCCATCGGTTCAGGTGAGGCATCGTCACCTGCCGTCGTCTTTCGACGCTTGTGGCCGTATATCAAGCCGCTGATGTGGGTGGTGATCGGCGCGATCATCGCAATGGCGGTGAGCGCCAGCACTGACGCGGCGATCCCCGCCTTGCTCAAGCCGCTGCTGGACAAGGGCTTCGGCGCGCATGCCAGCGACAACGCCAAGTGGTTCGTACCGGCCGCGGTCATCGGCCTTGCGCTGGTTCGGGGCGTGTCGCAATACGCATCCGGCTATCTGCTCGCCTACGTGTCGAACAAGATTCTGCTCGAACTGCGTCTGAAGATGTTCGACCGCATGATCCACACGAGCGTGGCGTTCTTTCAGCGCGAAACCGCGAGCACGGTGATCAACGCGATCGTCTTCGAGGTGAACCAGATTCTCAACGTGCTGTTGAGCGTGATGGTCACGCTGGTGCGCGATTCGCTGACCGTCGTCTTCCTGCTGGGTTATCTGTTCTACCTGAACTGGCGTCTGACGCTGATCGTCGCGGTGCTGCTGCCGGGGATCGGCTGGCTGGTGGGCAAGATCAACCGCCGTTTGCGGCGTCTGAACCGCGAGCATCAACTGCTGACCAACGAACTGTCGTACATCGTCGAAGAGACGGTGGGTGGCTACAAGGTCGTCAAGGTGCACAACGGCGAGCAGTACGAGACGGACCGCTTCACGGCGATGAGCAAGCGTCTGCGCGGCTACGCCATGCGCATGACCGTCTCCGGCGGCCTCGCGCAACCGTTGACGCAGTTCCTCGCGTCGATTGCGCTTGCCGTGGTGATTACGATCGCGGTCGTGCAGTCGTCGTCGGATCAAACCACCGTCGGCGGCTTTGTGGCGTTCGTCACGTCGATGCTGCTGATCATTTCGCCGCTCAAGCACCTGATGGACGTGAATCAGCCGCTGCAACGCGGTATGACGGCGTGTGAATTGATTTTTGGCCTGATCGACGAGCCGTCTGAACCCGAGGGCGGTGGCAAGCCGCTCGACCGCGCCCGCGGCGAAGTGGAGTTCCGCGACGTATCGTTCACTTACGGCAGCAACGCCACGCACAACCGTCACACGCTCGACCACGTGTCGTTCAAGGTGGCGCCGGGCGAAATGGTCGCGCTGGCGGGCCCATCGGGCAGCGGCAAGACCACGCTGGTGAATTTGCTGCCGCGCTTTTTCGATCCGACCGGCGGCGCGATTCTGGTCGACGGCGTCGAGCTGCCGGAATACAACCTGCACGCGTTGCGCAGCCAGATCGCGATGGTGAGTCAGGACGTGGTGCTGTTCAACGACACGGTGGCCAACAACGTCGCCTATGGGCAGACGGCCGATGGGGACAAGGTCAGGGCGGCGCTGCGTGCGGCGAACCTGTGGGACACCGTCGAGGCGATGCCCAATGGCATCGATACGCTGGTCGGCGACAACGGCATGATGCTCTCGGGTGGCCAACGCCAGCGTCTGGCGATCGCGCGCGCGATCTACAAGGACGCGCCGATCCTGATTCTCGACGAAGCCACTTCGGCGTTGGATTCGGAATCCGAACGCCATGTTCAGGCGGCGCTGGAGACCTTGATGAAGGGCCGGACCACCCTCGTGATCGCGCACCGTTTGTCGACTATCGAACGCGCTGACCGGATTCTGGTGATGGAAGCAGGGCGTATCGCTGAGCGCGGCAGCCATCGCGAGCTGCTGGCGCAAAATGGGCTGTACGCGCATCTGCATCGCATTCAGTTCCAGCAAGATGCAGCCTGA
- a CDS encoding Glycosyltransferase involved in cell wall bisynthesis has protein sequence MQETTLGVAIITKNAAARLAECLQAVAFADQIVVIDGGSTDGTADIARAHGARVLEQTDWPGFGPQKNRAVDALTTSWILSIDADEIVSPELAAAIRAALAAPTADVYAVDRLSSFCGHWIHHSGWYPDWIPRLFKRGAARFSDDLVHERLVFDAPSQRLTGKLMHYSYEDFEGVLRKLDAYSTAGAQQRHAAGTRGSFGKALGRGAWAFVRTYVLRRGFLDGRAGFMIAVFNAETVYYRFLKLARLGEKTRR, from the coding sequence ATGCAAGAAACCACCCTCGGCGTCGCCATCATCACCAAAAACGCGGCGGCGCGACTGGCCGAGTGCCTGCAGGCCGTGGCTTTCGCCGATCAGATCGTCGTGATCGACGGCGGCAGCACCGACGGTACCGCGGACATCGCCCGAGCGCACGGCGCGCGCGTGCTCGAGCAAACCGACTGGCCGGGTTTCGGTCCGCAAAAAAACCGCGCCGTGGACGCGCTCACCACCAGCTGGATTCTCTCGATCGACGCTGACGAGATCGTCTCGCCGGAACTGGCGGCGGCGATCCGCGCGGCGCTGGCCGCTCCCACCGCCGACGTCTATGCGGTGGACCGGTTGTCGAGTTTTTGCGGCCACTGGATTCATCACAGCGGCTGGTACCCGGACTGGATTCCGCGCCTGTTCAAACGTGGCGCAGCGCGTTTCTCCGACGACCTCGTGCACGAGCGACTGGTGTTCGACGCGCCGTCGCAGCGCCTGACCGGCAAGCTGATGCACTACTCGTACGAGGACTTCGAAGGCGTGTTGCGCAAGCTCGACGCGTATTCGACTGCGGGTGCGCAGCAACGTCATGCGGCAGGCACGCGCGGCAGTTTCGGCAAAGCGCTCGGGCGTGGCGCCTGGGCCTTCGTGCGGACTTACGTGCTGCGACGTGGCTTTCTCGACGGCCGCGCGGGGTTCATGATCGCGGTGTTTAACGCGGAGACGGTGTACTACCGGTTTTTGAAGCTGGCGCGACTGGGAGAGAAGACGCGGCGGTAG
- a CDS encoding DNA polymerase III, alpha subunit: protein MSPMSDPRFVHLRVHSEFSIADGIVRLDDVVKAAAKDGQGALALTDLGNAFGLVRFYKEARGKGVKPIAGCDVWITNPDDRDKPSRLLLLVKDRRGYLNLCELLSKASLTNQYRGRAEVEAGWLESGLGEGLLALSGAQQGDIGLALAAGNEEAAKRNALHWAKVFPGGFYIELQRSGQPGGEQYVQQAVALAASLKLPVVATHPMQFMTPDDFTAHEARVCISEGDILANPRRSKRFTSEQYFRTQEEMVGLFADLPSALANSVEIAKRCNLTLELGKPKLPLFPTPDGMSLDDYLVQLSKEGLEKRLEQLYPIEAEREAQRETYYQRLEFECGTIIKMGFPGYFLIVADFINWAKNNGVPVGPGRGSGAGSLVAYALGVTDLDPLRYNLLFERFLNPERVSMPDFDIDFCQHGRDRVIQYVKEKYGADAVSQIATFGTMAAKAAVRDIGRVLDLGYMFTDGIAKLIPFKPGKHVTIADAMKEEPLLQERFDNEDEVHQLLELAQRVEGLTRNVGMHAGGVLIAPGKLTDFCPLYTQGDESGVVSQYDKDDVEAVGLVKFDFLGLTTLTILDWAERYIRRLDPSKKDWSLAQVPLDDAASFSILKKANTVAVFQLESRGMQGMLKDAQPDRFEDIIALVALYRPGPMDLIPSFCARKHGREVVEYPDPRVEPVLKETYGIMVYQEQVMQMAQIIGGYSLGGADLLRRAMGKKKAEEMAEHRELFRQGASKNGLTGEKADEIFDLMEKFAGYGFNKSHAAAYALLAYYTAWLKAHHPAEFMAANMSLAMDDTDKVKILFEDCLTNKMDVLPPDVNLSAYRFEPVAEADGKRSKTIRYGLGAIKGSGQNAIEEILRAREEGPFIDIFDFCNRVDRRIVNRRTVEALIRAGAFDTLHANRAQLIASVSLAMEAAEQASANAMQAGLFDMGDAPSQGHELIDEPEWPEKKKLQEEKGALGFYLSGHLFDAYKNEVRRFVRQKIGELKEGRDKLVAGVIASLRTQMTQRGKMLIALLDDGTGQCEVTVFNETFEAHKQLFKEDELLVVQGSARNDAFTGGIRFTVDTVMDLGRARCRYAEAVKVQMNGNADASALRRVLEAHSAGKDEPPAAPAPAAPSRGGNGGGGGRNGGGYGGGGQRQAVQIPNGLAVQVVYRSENAQGEMRLGDAWRVKPTDELLAALRGEFAGSSIEIVY from the coding sequence ATGTCGCCCATGTCAGATCCCCGCTTCGTTCATCTCCGCGTCCACTCCGAATTCTCGATTGCCGATGGCATCGTGCGTCTTGACGACGTCGTCAAGGCCGCCGCCAAAGACGGTCAGGGTGCGCTCGCCCTTACCGACCTCGGCAACGCGTTCGGCCTCGTCCGTTTCTATAAGGAAGCCCGCGGCAAAGGGGTCAAACCCATTGCCGGCTGCGACGTCTGGATTACCAATCCGGACGACCGCGATAAGCCTTCGCGTCTGCTGCTGCTGGTCAAAGACCGGCGCGGCTATCTGAATCTGTGCGAGCTGCTGAGTAAGGCATCACTCACCAACCAGTATCGCGGTCGCGCGGAAGTCGAAGCCGGCTGGCTCGAATCCGGGCTGGGTGAAGGCCTGCTCGCGCTGTCGGGTGCGCAACAGGGCGACATTGGCCTCGCGCTCGCCGCTGGTAATGAAGAAGCGGCCAAACGCAACGCCTTGCATTGGGCGAAGGTGTTCCCCGGCGGGTTCTATATCGAACTGCAACGCAGTGGTCAGCCGGGCGGCGAGCAGTACGTGCAGCAGGCGGTTGCGCTCGCGGCGTCGCTGAAATTGCCGGTGGTGGCCACCCACCCGATGCAGTTCATGACGCCGGACGATTTCACCGCGCACGAAGCGCGCGTGTGTATTTCCGAAGGCGACATTCTGGCGAATCCGCGCCGCTCGAAGCGCTTTACGTCTGAGCAGTATTTCCGCACGCAAGAAGAGATGGTGGGGCTGTTCGCGGATCTTCCGTCGGCGCTCGCCAATAGTGTCGAAATCGCCAAGCGCTGCAACCTGACGCTCGAACTCGGCAAGCCGAAGCTGCCGCTCTTCCCGACGCCCGACGGTATGTCGCTCGACGACTACCTCGTGCAATTGTCAAAAGAGGGCCTCGAAAAGCGTCTCGAACAACTGTATCCGATTGAGGCGGAGCGCGAAGCGCAGCGCGAAACGTATTACCAGCGCCTCGAATTCGAGTGCGGCACGATCATCAAGATGGGCTTCCCGGGCTACTTCCTGATCGTTGCGGACTTCATCAACTGGGCCAAGAACAACGGCGTGCCGGTCGGTCCGGGCCGGGGCTCGGGCGCCGGTTCGCTGGTCGCGTATGCGCTCGGCGTGACCGACCTCGATCCGCTGCGCTACAACCTGCTGTTCGAACGTTTCCTGAATCCGGAACGGGTCTCCATGCCCGACTTCGACATCGACTTCTGCCAACACGGCCGCGACCGTGTGATTCAGTACGTGAAGGAGAAGTACGGCGCGGACGCCGTGTCGCAGATCGCCACCTTCGGCACGATGGCGGCGAAGGCAGCGGTACGGGATATCGGCCGCGTGCTCGATCTCGGCTACATGTTCACCGACGGCATCGCCAAGTTGATTCCGTTCAAGCCGGGCAAACACGTCACCATCGCCGACGCGATGAAGGAAGAGCCGCTCTTGCAGGAGCGCTTCGACAACGAAGACGAAGTGCATCAGCTGCTCGAACTCGCGCAGCGCGTGGAGGGCCTCACGCGTAACGTCGGTATGCACGCCGGTGGCGTGCTGATCGCGCCCGGCAAGCTGACCGATTTCTGCCCGCTCTACACGCAGGGCGACGAAAGCGGCGTCGTGAGCCAGTACGACAAGGACGACGTCGAAGCCGTCGGCCTCGTGAAGTTCGACTTTTTGGGTCTGACCACGCTGACGATTCTCGACTGGGCCGAGCGCTATATCCGCCGTCTCGATCCGTCGAAGAAAGACTGGTCGCTCGCGCAGGTGCCGCTCGACGACGCGGCGTCGTTCTCAATCCTGAAGAAAGCGAACACGGTCGCTGTGTTCCAGCTGGAAAGCCGCGGCATGCAAGGCATGCTGAAAGACGCGCAGCCTGACCGCTTCGAGGACATCATCGCGCTGGTCGCGTTGTACCGTCCGGGCCCAATGGACCTGATCCCGAGCTTCTGTGCGCGTAAGCACGGCCGCGAAGTGGTGGAGTATCCGGATCCGCGCGTCGAACCTGTCCTGAAAGAGACCTACGGCATCATGGTCTATCAGGAGCAGGTGATGCAGATGGCGCAGATCATCGGCGGTTACTCGCTCGGCGGCGCCGACTTGCTGCGCCGCGCGATGGGTAAGAAGAAGGCCGAGGAAATGGCCGAGCATCGCGAGCTGTTCCGCCAGGGGGCCTCGAAAAACGGGCTGACCGGCGAGAAAGCCGACGAAATCTTCGACTTGATGGAGAAGTTCGCGGGCTACGGCTTCAACAAGTCGCACGCGGCGGCGTATGCGCTGCTTGCGTACTACACCGCATGGCTGAAGGCGCACCATCCTGCTGAATTCATGGCGGCGAATATGTCGCTCGCCATGGACGACACGGACAAGGTCAAAATCCTGTTCGAGGATTGCCTCACGAACAAGATGGACGTGCTGCCGCCGGACGTCAATCTGTCGGCGTACCGTTTCGAGCCGGTCGCGGAAGCGGACGGCAAACGGTCGAAAACGATCCGCTACGGTCTCGGCGCGATCAAGGGCAGTGGTCAGAACGCGATCGAAGAAATCCTGCGCGCACGCGAAGAGGGTCCGTTCATCGACATCTTCGATTTCTGCAACCGGGTCGACCGCCGGATCGTCAATCGGCGGACGGTGGAAGCCTTGATCCGCGCCGGTGCGTTCGATACGTTGCATGCGAATCGCGCGCAACTGATCGCCTCCGTCTCGCTGGCAATGGAAGCCGCCGAGCAGGCAAGCGCCAACGCGATGCAGGCGGGCCTGTTCGATATGGGTGATGCGCCGTCTCAGGGTCACGAACTGATCGACGAGCCGGAATGGCCGGAAAAGAAGAAGCTGCAGGAAGAGAAGGGCGCACTCGGCTTCTACCTGTCGGGCCATCTGTTCGATGCCTATAAGAACGAAGTGCGCCGTTTCGTGCGCCAGAAGATCGGCGAGCTGAAGGAAGGGCGCGACAAGCTGGTCGCGGGCGTGATCGCGTCGCTGCGCACGCAGATGACCCAGCGAGGCAAGATGCTGATCGCGCTGCTCGACGACGGCACCGGTCAATGCGAAGTGACCGTCTTCAACGAGACGTTCGAGGCTCACAAGCAGCTGTTCAAGGAAGACGAACTGCTGGTCGTGCAAGGTTCGGCGCGTAACGACGCGTTCACGGGCGGCATCCGCTTCACGGTCGATACGGTGATGGATCTCGGCCGTGCCCGCTGCCGTTATGCAGAAGCCGTGAAGGTGCAGATGAACGGTAATGCGGACGCGTCGGCATTGCGGCGCGTGCTCGAAGCGCATAGCGCGGGTAAGGACGAGCCACCAGCCGCACCGGCGCCGGCGGCGCCATCGCGGGGTGGCAATGGCGGAGGGGGTGGCCGCAACGGCGGTGGCTATGGCGGCGGTGGCCAGCGCCAGGCTGTGCAGATTCCGAACGGCCTCGCCGTGCAGGTGGTCTATCGCAGCGAGAATGCGCAAGGCGAAATGCGTCTGGGTGATGCGTGGCGCGTCAAGCCTACTGACGAACTGCTCGCGGCCTTGCGCGGCGAGTTTGCCGGAAGCTCGATCGAAATCGTTTATTGA
- a CDS encoding UPF0176 protein, with product MRPIFRAATSYRWTHMSIVNLAAYHFATIEDTAAWRPLVTERCNTLGLRGTVLLAPEGINLFVAGAREATDAFIDYIRHDALFEGKFVNLQFKESLSDKQPFTRMLVKLKREIITMKKPAIRPELGRAPFVDAPTLKGWLDRGHDDEGRPVVMLDTRNAFEVDVGTFDDALDYRITKFSEFPEVIEQNRADLEGKTVVSFCTGGIRCEKAAIHMKEVGIENVYQLEGGILKYFEEVGGAHYHGDCFVFDYRTALNPQLEPTATAQCFGCRAVVTPEAQQSPMYVAGKTCPECHPDSKAARVA from the coding sequence ATGCGCCCCATTTTCCGCGCCGCCACGTCTTACCGCTGGACACACATGAGTATCGTCAATCTCGCCGCGTATCATTTCGCGACTATCGAAGACACCGCCGCATGGCGCCCGCTCGTCACGGAGCGCTGCAATACGCTCGGCTTGCGCGGCACCGTCCTGCTCGCGCCTGAAGGCATCAACCTGTTTGTCGCCGGCGCGCGCGAAGCCACGGACGCCTTCATCGACTACATCCGTCACGACGCGCTGTTCGAAGGCAAGTTCGTCAATCTGCAGTTTAAGGAGAGCCTGTCGGACAAGCAGCCGTTCACTCGCATGCTGGTCAAGCTCAAGCGCGAAATCATCACGATGAAAAAGCCGGCGATCCGGCCGGAGCTTGGCCGCGCGCCGTTCGTCGACGCTCCCACGCTGAAAGGCTGGCTCGACCGCGGCCATGACGACGAAGGCCGCCCGGTCGTCATGCTCGACACACGCAATGCATTTGAAGTGGACGTCGGCACGTTCGACGACGCGCTCGACTACCGCATTACGAAATTCAGCGAGTTTCCCGAGGTAATCGAGCAGAACCGTGCCGACCTCGAAGGCAAGACGGTGGTGTCGTTCTGCACGGGCGGGATTCGCTGCGAGAAGGCTGCGATCCACATGAAGGAAGTTGGCATCGAGAACGTGTACCAACTCGAAGGCGGCATCCTGAAGTATTTCGAGGAAGTTGGCGGCGCGCACTATCACGGCGACTGCTTCGTGTTCGACTACCGCACCGCCCTCAACCCGCAACTTGAGCCCACCGCGACCGCGCAATGCTTCGGCTGCCGCGCGGTGGTGACGCCCGAAGCGCAACAATCGCCGATGTACGTGGCGGGCAAGACGTGTCCGGAATGCCATCCGGACAGCAAGGCGGCACGCGTCGCGTGA
- a CDS encoding glutamyl-Q tRNA(Asp) synthetase produces MTYRGRFAPSPTGPLHFGSLVSALASWLDARAHGGAWLVRIEDIDGPRTVPGAAEDILSTLERFGMHADEPPVWQSHRIARYQEALEQLKAGGMLYPCGCTRKEIADSLLHAHARNTTLAYPGTCRNGLHGKPARAWRLRVPDDDAAVITFEDRWQGTQTQNLATEVGDFVLKRADDQWAYQLAVVVDDADAGITHIVRGADLMDSTARQIYLQRCLGVPTPTYLHVPVVTNDQGEKLSKQNGATALGHERPLDTLIAAVKHLGLELDSAAPASLENFHAAATAAWAHRMSRKNMR; encoded by the coding sequence ATGACCTATCGTGGACGCTTCGCGCCGTCGCCTACCGGTCCCTTGCATTTCGGCTCACTGGTGAGCGCGCTCGCAAGCTGGCTGGATGCGCGCGCGCATGGCGGAGCGTGGCTTGTGCGCATCGAAGATATCGACGGACCCCGTACCGTACCAGGCGCGGCCGAGGACATTCTGTCGACCCTCGAACGTTTCGGCATGCATGCCGACGAGCCGCCTGTCTGGCAAAGCCATCGTATTGCGCGCTATCAGGAAGCGCTCGAGCAATTGAAGGCTGGCGGCATGCTCTATCCATGCGGCTGCACACGCAAGGAGATTGCCGACTCGCTGCTTCATGCGCACGCGCGCAACACCACGCTCGCCTATCCCGGCACCTGCCGCAACGGCTTGCACGGCAAACCAGCGCGCGCATGGCGCCTGCGCGTACCTGACGACGATGCGGCGGTGATTACATTCGAAGACCGTTGGCAGGGCACGCAGACGCAGAACCTGGCCACCGAGGTCGGCGACTTCGTCCTGAAGCGTGCTGACGACCAGTGGGCGTATCAATTGGCGGTGGTGGTCGACGATGCAGACGCGGGCATAACGCACATCGTGCGAGGCGCGGACTTGATGGATTCAACGGCCCGGCAGATTTACCTGCAACGTTGCCTGGGCGTACCGACGCCGACGTATTTGCACGTACCGGTGGTCACCAACGATCAAGGCGAAAAGCTCAGCAAGCAAAACGGCGCAACCGCACTGGGGCATGAGAGGCCGCTCGACACGCTGATTGCCGCAGTAAAACACCTAGGCTTGGAATTGGACAGCGCGGCGCCCGCTTCGCTGGAGAATTTTCATGCTGCTGCAACGGCAGCATGGGCGCACCGCATGAGTCGCAAAAACATGCGATGA